From a region of the Syntrophorhabdaceae bacterium genome:
- a CDS encoding MFS transporter, with amino-acid sequence MNPTTPVFDWLDKLKFSRFHTGLTILTGLIFISAGYNSQIIAYVVPLALKEWRLTPLAAGTMISASHFGLMLGAVGFGMASDRLGRKKTIMLAVASLSVFSSAAYLAPNYEVFCLLRLLAGLGIGGAVPLTVTILSEFAPSGIRARLLTASAGGFTLGWAVAGLVATALIPGFGWRVVLLIGFLPIFLLPMLHLYLPESVRFLANKMRYNDALREIQRIERIARFEPKDWKPDNFAQSGTESKARLRELFRPGLRGMTVLVWGSYLFNFLAIYGLSTWLPSLLSNAGFSLAKSFSYGIVQGIGSSIGGFLLGCILDVFGRKRGLCLTYFLGGLSILWFGAVTSEAALYAAGLATGIFVVSVPVALHVVAGETYPTHIRSTGAGWAYAVGRVGSISGPIIGGAIQMAGFSVGQFFALFSLPCFICVLLVALYPVAVRKDALEAVTAKLLK; translated from the coding sequence GTGAACCCGACGACCCCGGTTTTTGATTGGCTCGATAAACTGAAATTCAGCCGCTTCCACACAGGACTAACAATTCTCACAGGTCTGATATTCATCTCTGCGGGATACAATTCACAAATTATTGCATACGTGGTGCCTCTCGCGCTCAAAGAGTGGCGCCTTACGCCACTTGCAGCAGGTACCATGATATCGGCCAGTCATTTCGGTCTCATGTTGGGCGCCGTCGGGTTCGGGATGGCATCAGATCGCCTGGGGAGAAAGAAAACTATCATGCTGGCCGTTGCCTCTTTGTCTGTTTTCAGCAGCGCCGCCTATTTGGCTCCCAACTATGAGGTGTTTTGTCTGCTGCGTCTCCTCGCGGGTCTGGGGATTGGTGGGGCCGTACCTCTCACGGTAACCATACTTTCAGAGTTTGCTCCTTCCGGGATCAGGGCAAGGCTTCTTACGGCATCGGCCGGCGGTTTTACGCTCGGGTGGGCGGTAGCGGGTCTTGTTGCCACAGCACTGATACCCGGTTTCGGGTGGCGCGTGGTTCTCCTCATTGGGTTTCTGCCCATTTTCTTGCTCCCCATGTTACATCTTTACCTGCCTGAGTCGGTTCGCTTTCTTGCCAACAAGATGCGTTATAATGACGCGCTCAGGGAGATACAGAGGATAGAAAGGATTGCCCGTTTCGAGCCAAAGGACTGGAAGCCTGATAACTTCGCGCAGTCAGGCACAGAGTCTAAGGCCAGACTAAGGGAACTTTTCCGTCCTGGTCTGAGAGGCATGACCGTACTGGTGTGGGGCAGCTACCTCTTTAACTTTCTCGCCATTTACGGATTGTCTACCTGGCTGCCGTCACTCCTTTCCAATGCGGGTTTTTCGCTGGCAAAAAGTTTCAGCTACGGGATTGTACAGGGCATCGGATCTTCAATAGGTGGATTTCTTCTCGGTTGCATCCTGGATGTATTTGGCCGGAAACGGGGCCTCTGCCTGACCTATTTCCTCGGAGGGTTGTCCATCCTCTGGTTTGGGGCTGTGACCTCCGAAGCGGCCCTCTACGCTGCCGGATTGGCCACCGGCATCTTTGTAGTAAGTGTCCCCGTGGCGCTCCATGTGGTAGCTGGTGAGACATATCCGACGCACATCCGTTCAACTGGCGCCGGATGGGCGTACGCTGTGGGCAGAGTGGGATCAATCAGCGGGCCGATCATAGGAGGCGCAATCCAGATGGCCGGTTTCAGTGTCGGTCAGTTTTTCGCACTTTTTTCCTTGCCCTGTTTCATCTGCGTGTTGCTCGTTGCGCTTTATCCGGTGGCCGTCAGGAAGGATGCGCTGGAGGCGGTAACCGCAAAACTCTTAAAGTAG